The sequence CTTGTACTCCCCCGTCACGAGCAGGATGTGCCGAAACCCCTGCTCGTACAGGTGCATCGCCTCGCGCACGGCCTGATCGGTCGTGAGCGACACGCGCGGAATCGCCACGTCGTTCGAGAATCCACAGTACGTGCAGATGTTGGCGCATTCGTTGGACAGGTACATCGGCGCATAGAGCTGAATGACGCGGCCGAATCGCCGTTCGGTGATCGCCGCCGCGCGTCGCGCCATTTCCTCGATCCGTCCGAACGCCGCCGGCGAAAACAGCGCGAGCGCGTCCGCGTCGTCCGGTCGATCGCGACGCAGGACCGCGTCCACGTCGTCCGCCGAGATGCCGCGAACCGCCCGGCCCAGCGCGTCGTGATCGACACTCGCGATGCGCTCGTAAAACGACGTCGTCATGATTCGCCCGTGCGCAGGAACCCGGTGAGCGGACTGCTGGCGCGTGCCACGCGACTTTCGCCCCCCGCGCCGGCGAGCCACGCCATGCGGCCCGCCTGCACGCCCACGGCGAACGCGCGCGCCATGGCGACGGGGTCGTCGGCAATCGCGATCGCCGTGTTAACGAGCACCGCGTCAGCGCCCATCTCCATGGCCTCGGCGGCGTGCGAAGGCATGCCGAGCCCCGCATCCACGACGACCGGCACGTTCGCCTGCTCGATGATGATCGCGATTTGATCGCGAGTTTGCATGCCGCGATTGCTGCCGATGGGTGCGGCGAGCGGCATCACCGTGGCGCAGCCCGCGTCTTCGAGGTGACGCGCCAACACCGGATCGGCGTTCATGTACGGGAGCACCGTGAACCCGAGCTTCACGAGATCTCGCGCCGCGCGCAGCGTCTCCACGGGATCGGGCAGCAGGTAGTTGGGCTCCGGCGTCACCTCGAGCTTGATCCACTCGAAACCGCCCGCGGCACGTGCGAGTTTCGCGAGGCGCACCGCCTCGTCCGCGTCGCGTGCGCCCGAGGTATTCGGCAGTAAAAGATATTTCGACGCGTCGAGGTGCGTCATCATCGAATCGTCGGGCGAGTTCAGATCGACGCGGCGAAGCGCCATCGTCACGAGGCCGGAACCCGATGCGTCGATCGCCTCGGCCATGATCGACGGGCTGCGGAACTTGCCCGTACCGACGAGCAATCGAGACGAAAAGCGCCGTCCGGCGATGATCAGATCGTCGTTGACGTCGGGCGACATCTCAACCTCCACCCACGAAACGCACGACCTCGAGCCGGTCGCCGTCGTGGAGACGGCAACTCGTCTGCTCGCCTTCGAACGGCTCGCCGTTGTATTCGACCGCGACAAACTGGCGCGGCACCTTCAACTCGTCGAGCAGTTGGGCGAGCGTTGCGTCGTCTTCGAGATTTCGATCCTGTCCGTTGACGATCACCCTCATAGCCCGCTCGACTCCAGACTGATTTCGAGATGATGACAGGCCGGATCGTCCACGGCGGCCTCGCGCACGTCCTGCGAGATGCGATAGGCGCAAAAATCCGGCCCGCACATCGAGCAGAAGCGCGCGGTCTTGGCGTGATCCGACGGCAACGTCTCGTCGTGATACGCGCGGGCGGTCTGCGGGTCCATGCTGAGGTTGAACTGATCCTCCCACCGAAACTCGAATCGCGCGCGCGACAGCGCGTTGTCCCACTCCATTGCGCCGGGATGCTCCTTGGCGAGATCGGCCGCGTGCGCGGCGATTTTGTACGCGATCACGCCGGCCTTCACGTCGTCGCGGTTAGGCAGACCGAGATGTTCCTTGGGCGTGACGTAACACAACAGCGCGGTGCCGTGCGCACCGATGATCGCCGCGCCGATCCCGCTGGCGTAGTGGTCGTAGCCCGGCGATACGTCGAGTACGAGCGGCCCCAGCGTGTAGAAGGGCGCGCCGCCGCAGATCTCCTGCTGCAACTCGACATTTTCACGGATCTTGTGAATGGGCACGTGACCCGGACCCTCGATCATGACTTGGATGTCATGACGCCACGCGATGTGCGTCAGCTCTCCCAGTGTGCGCAGTTCCGCGAACTGCGCCGCGTCGTTCGCATCGGCGATGCCGCCGGGGCGAAGTCCGTCGCCCAGCGAAAAACTCACGTCGTACTTCTTCATCACCTCGCAGATGCGCTCGAAGTGCTCGTACAGAAAATTCTCGCGCTCATGGATCGTGCACCACTTCGCCATGATGCTCCCGCCCCGGCTGACGATGCCCATGAGCCGGCGGTGCGTGAGCGGAATGTACTGGCGGCGGAGCCCGGCGTGGATCGTGAAATAGTCAACGCCTTGCTCGGCCTGTTCCTCGATCGTCTCCATGAAGACGTCGATGCCGAGCTTTTCGATGCGGCCCTTCACCTTTTCGAGGCACTGATAGATCGGCACGGTTCCAATGGGCACGGGCGAGTTGCGCAGGATCGCCTCTCGGGTTTGGTGGATACTCTTGCCCGTGGACAGATCCATCACGGTGTCGGCGCCCCAGTGCGTCGCCCAGCGGAGTTTGTCGACCTCCTCTTCCACGGACGAGGTCACCGCCGAGTTGCCGATATTCGCGTTGATCTTCACGAGGAACGCCTTGCCGATGATCATCGGCTCGCATTCCGTGTGGCGGATGTTCGCGGGGATGATCGCGCGACCCGCGGCGACCTCGGCGCGTACGAACTCGGGCGCGACGTTCTCGCGACCGGCCACAAAACGCATCTCGGGCGTGATCTCGCCAAGCCGGGCGCAGTGCATCTGCGAAAAATTCGTATCGCCGCGTTCGCGACGCGCCTCGACCCACGGGATGCGCAGTTTGGGGAGCCCATCGGCGACGTCATGCCCCTGCGGGCCGCGCGTGTCGTACAGGTCGAAGTGATCGCCGTTGGTCAGATGAACGCGCCGTCGCGGCACCCGGCAGCCGTTCGCCTCGATCTCGACACGCGACGACGCGGGAAACTCGAAGAGACTGTTCGCGGAGTCGATGCCGGGGGAATTCGGCGAACCGTGATCGGCGCCGTTTCCGCCCGCACCGCTCGAATCGGGTGCGTTTGCCATCCCGTTGTCCTTTCCCTACGCCGGTCTCAACCGGATCAGGTTCGATGGGTTTGATCTCAGTCCGCTCGGTGGCGGACACCCCAGACAACCAACGAATTACCGTACACGCCGCCCCCCGGTGCGTCAACGAAGTCGCGCTTGAACGTATGTCCGACGACGTTTTCGGGGGACGCGGCGCGAGGGAGGAGAAGGACACACCGCCCGGATCGCCCCGGATCGGGCGGAATCGGCCTTGTCAACCGGAGGGCCCGTGGCTAAGATTTCGACCTTCGTGCAAAAGGACCGGCCCGGCCGGGCTTTTCGCGCAAATATGTTGTTTCCAACGCGGGTCGCCGGATCGGGTTTCGCAGAATTCTTGCGGGCAACGTGCCCCGGCCATCGGAAGGAGTTCGGGCATGAATGTGGTGGAATCGGGCAAACTTCGCAACGTCGCTGTCGTCGGTCACGGTCACACGGGCAAGACCTCGCTGATCGAGGCGATCCTGTTCGACACCGGCGTGACGAACCGCCTCGGTCGCGTCGAGGACGGCAACACCGTGACCGACTTCGAGCCCGAGGAGAAATCGAAGCTGTACTCGATCGCGACGACCCCTGTGTCGTGCAATTGGAACAAACACCGGTTCAACCTGCTGGACACGCCCGGCGGCGCGAATTTCTCCACCGAGGCGCTCCACGCGCTGGACGTGGCGGATGCGGCGCTGCTGACCGTGTGCGCGGCCAGCGGCGTCGAAGTGCAGACCGAAAAGCTTTGGGATGCGGCCGAAAAGCGCGGAGTGCCGCGCGCGTTCTTCATCAACAAGCTCGACCGCGAGCGTGCGAATTTCGATCAGGTGCTGCGCGACATTCACGACTCGTTCAAGATCAACGTCGTCGTGATGCAACTCCCGATCGGACAGGAGGACAAGTTCCAGGGCATCATCGACGTCATCACCGGCGCGGCGTACCGATTCGACGCCTCGGGCAAGGCCGTCCAAATGGACGTCCCGGCCGACATGTCGGCGAAGCTCGCCGAGATCCGCACGCAGACCCTCGAAGCCATCGCGGAGAACGACGAATCCCTGATGGAGAAATACCTCGGGGGCGAAGAATTGCCGCAGGCGGACATCCTGCAGGTCCTTCGCAAGGCGTTCGTCGCGGGCGACGCGTACCCCGTTCTGTGCGGCTCGTCCACGAAAAACATGGGGATCGCGAACCTGCTCGACTTCATCGTCGACGTGTTCCCCACGCCGCTCGAGCGATCCGCATCGGTCGGCAAACACCCCGACAAGGACGAGGAGATCCGCCGGCCCTGCGCGCCCGATGCGCCGTTCTCCGCCATTGTGTTCAAGACGAGTTCCGCCTTCGCCGGGACGGCGTCGATGTTCCGCGTGCTCTCGGGTACGGTCAAAGCCGACTCGGCGTGTTACAACCCGCGCCATCGCTCGACCGAGCGCCTCGGCCACATCCTCAAAATCAACGGCAAAACCACCGAGGACGTCGGAGAAGCCGTATGCGGCGACATCGTCGCGGTCGCGAAGCTCAAGGACACCAAGACCGGCGACACGCTCTGTGACGAAAAGAATCCGGTAGTCTACGACCTCGTCGCGATCCCCACGCCGAGCATCAGCTATTCGGTGCACGTCAAAGGCACGGGCGACGAAGACAAGGTGATCGACGGCCTGCTGCGTCTCGCCGACGACGATCCGACGATTCACGTGCGCAAGGATCCGCAGACGCGCGAGGTCATCCTGTCCGGCATGGGCGCGGGGCACATCGAAGTCACGATGGAAAAGCTCATGCGCCGCTTCAAGCTCGAGGCCGAACTCGGTCTTCCCAAGGTGCCGTACCGCGAAACGATTCAGGGCAAGGCGACGAGCCGCTACCGCCACAAGAAGCAGACCGGCGGGCGCGGGCAATTCGGCGAGTGCGAGATCGTTCTGGCGCCGCTTCCGCGCGGCGGCGGCTACGAATTCCACGACAAGATCGTCGGCGGCGTCATCCCCAAGACGTTCATTCCCGCGGTGGACAAGGGCATCCGCGAGTCTTTCGACCGGGGTCCGCTCGCCGGATTCCCGTGCGTCGATTTCCAGGTCGATCTCGTGGACGGCAAATTCCACGACGTCGACAGCTCGGAACAGGCGTTCAAAATGGCCGGCGCAATGGCGTTCAAGCAGGGCATCTCGCAGGCGAAGCCCGTGCTCCTCGAGCCGATTCAGAAACTGGAGATCGTCGTACCCGAGGAATGCACCGGCGACATCATGGGCGACCTGTCCCGACGGCGCGGACATGTGCAAGGGTACGAGACGAAGGGCAAGAACACCGTCGTCCGATCGCTCGTCCCGCTTTCCGAAATCCTGCGCTACGAGCCCGATCTGCGTTCCATGACGAGCGGGCGCGGATCGTTCACGTCGGAATTCGACCACTACCCGGAAGTGCCGCACGAGGC comes from Deltaproteobacteria bacterium and encodes:
- the fusA gene encoding elongation factor G → MNVVESGKLRNVAVVGHGHTGKTSLIEAILFDTGVTNRLGRVEDGNTVTDFEPEEKSKLYSIATTPVSCNWNKHRFNLLDTPGGANFSTEALHALDVADAALLTVCAASGVEVQTEKLWDAAEKRGVPRAFFINKLDRERANFDQVLRDIHDSFKINVVVMQLPIGQEDKFQGIIDVITGAAYRFDASGKAVQMDVPADMSAKLAEIRTQTLEAIAENDESLMEKYLGGEELPQADILQVLRKAFVAGDAYPVLCGSSTKNMGIANLLDFIVDVFPTPLERSASVGKHPDKDEEIRRPCAPDAPFSAIVFKTSSAFAGTASMFRVLSGTVKADSACYNPRHRSTERLGHILKINGKTTEDVGEAVCGDIVAVAKLKDTKTGDTLCDEKNPVVYDLVAIPTPSISYSVHVKGTGDEDKVIDGLLRLADDDPTIHVRKDPQTREVILSGMGAGHIEVTMEKLMRRFKLEAELGLPKVPYRETIQGKATSRYRHKKQTGGRGQFGECEIVLAPLPRGGGYEFHDKIVGGVIPKTFIPAVDKGIRESFDRGPLAGFPCVDFQVDLVDGKFHDVDSSEQAFKMAGAMAFKQGISQAKPVLLEPIQKLEIVVPEECTGDIMGDLSRRRGHVQGYETKGKNTVVRSLVPLSEILRYEPDLRSMTSGRGSFTSEFDHYPEVPHEAATKVIEANKREHEEEVE
- a CDS encoding thiazole synthase; protein product: MSPDVNDDLIIAGRRFSSRLLVGTGKFRSPSIMAEAIDASGSGLVTMALRRVDLNSPDDSMMTHLDASKYLLLPNTSGARDADEAVRLAKLARAAGGFEWIKLEVTPEPNYLLPDPVETLRAARDLVKLGFTVLPYMNADPVLARHLEDAGCATVMPLAAPIGSNRGMQTRDQIAIIIEQANVPVVVDAGLGMPSHAAEAMEMGADAVLVNTAIAIADDPVAMARAFAVGVQAGRMAWLAGAGGESRVARASSPLTGFLRTGES
- the thiS gene encoding sulfur carrier protein ThiS, encoding MRVIVNGQDRNLEDDATLAQLLDELKVPRQFVAVEYNGEPFEGEQTSCRLHDGDRLEVVRFVGGG
- the thiH gene encoding 2-iminoacetate synthase ThiH (in Escherichia coli this enzyme functions in thiamine biosynthesis along with thiFSGI and iscS; with ThiFSG catalyzes the formation of thiazole phosphate from tyrosine, cysteine and 1-deoxy-D-xylulose-5-phosphate; forms a complex with ThiG; contains an iron-sulfur center), whose product is MTTSFYERIASVDHDALGRAVRGISADDVDAVLRRDRPDDADALALFSPAAFGRIEEMARRAAAITERRFGRVIQLYAPMYLSNECANICTYCGFSNDVAIPRVSLTTDQAVREAMHLYEQGFRHILLVTGEYK
- the thiC gene encoding phosphomethylpyrimidine synthase ThiC; protein product: MANAPDSSGAGGNGADHGSPNSPGIDSANSLFEFPASSRVEIEANGCRVPRRRVHLTNGDHFDLYDTRGPQGHDVADGLPKLRIPWVEARRERGDTNFSQMHCARLGEITPEMRFVAGRENVAPEFVRAEVAAGRAIIPANIRHTECEPMIIGKAFLVKINANIGNSAVTSSVEEEVDKLRWATHWGADTVMDLSTGKSIHQTREAILRNSPVPIGTVPIYQCLEKVKGRIEKLGIDVFMETIEEQAEQGVDYFTIHAGLRRQYIPLTHRRLMGIVSRGGSIMAKWCTIHERENFLYEHFERICEVMKKYDVSFSLGDGLRPGGIADANDAAQFAELRTLGELTHIAWRHDIQVMIEGPGHVPIHKIRENVELQQEICGGAPFYTLGPLVLDVSPGYDHYASGIGAAIIGAHGTALLCYVTPKEHLGLPNRDDVKAGVIAYKIAAHAADLAKEHPGAMEWDNALSRARFEFRWEDQFNLSMDPQTARAYHDETLPSDHAKTARFCSMCGPDFCAYRISQDVREAAVDDPACHHLEISLESSGL